The genomic stretch atctgaaggtgtgctgtggtatctgataCTCTGTTTGCTTGCCTTTTTCCCTGTTGCCATAGGTGCATCCTGTTGCCATCACTTCCCCATGTACCTGCCCTCcacaaaatgtaaaagaaatgagtcatcagaccaggccaccttcttccattgctccatggtccagttctgatgctcatgagCACAATGTAGGTGCTTTGGGCTCTATTATAAAGCAACTACAATTTTATTAATTGAGAAACTACATACAGTATAGAGGGATTTCTTATTTGTTTTCTGATCAAcaccaaaaacaaacactacTCTCTCTTCTGCTGCAGCCCCCTACCCCAAGGAGACTTACTCCCAGTTGGAATAATCTTTATCAGTGAGAACAGCTTACCATATCGAGTATGGTatgaaaagtgaaaaatgaaaaatgaaaagtatATTAGTCAAGGTAATTCCTTTTGACAGCATAGACAGAGGATTAAGGGAAATCACTACTACCACCAGCTGATTTGCTAAACCAACTGCCTTCACAAACACAATTCATATGAGATGCAGACAAAAATTTGTTATGCCTGGTCACTTCTCCTAATGGGAAGCTTCAATCTTCCACACTAACAGCTGAATCTATTCTGTTTGTGATCCTGTgacaagaaataaaattatgtaTGTAACCTGGTTCCCTGAGATGGAAAAAAGATGCTGCGTCATGGCTGAGGCTATGGGAACGCTTCTATGTAGaggttgtgtctgaagctctgtgtgaaatcacaccAATTTATCGgctcatgtaaaaaaaaaacgggTTTTTACTTCAGCTTCTCCTTGTCTGAAGGAAGTGCGAATGGATGCCTGAGGTGTGGATAGCGATACGTGCAGGCATGTCTGCAGGAACTCTAGCACTGTACTAACAGGGCAGTGAACTCAATCCTGACAAGGCCAATTACACCAGAGGTGTTTAATGAAGGGGACCTCCGAAGGTAGCCCCTGAGTTTcaggagaaagtgtttcagcacTAAAAACATAGCCCCCATCTTCATGCAATGTGTGTGCCATGAGAGACAGGAGCCCTCCTAAATGCCATGGCCAGGGCTTTGGCTGCTACAGTCATGAGCCAAGTACCCTCTAAGCCTGAGAGGCAGAGAGGCACTGACCTAGTCAGATTATAATGTCAGACCTTTATGGCAGAAAGGATGGAATTTCCCAAAGTGAAAGACAGATGTGCCTGCACCATGGCTAAATCCCAAACTATCCCACAGAAGGTGGTTCTCATAGAGACAGAAAGCATGCACTTCACTGGGTTGAGGCCTAGGGACCTCATGTGGGGAAGAATTGCATCTCATTGATTGGCTGCTACTTCCCTCGACTGAGCCAACATGAGCCAGTCATCTGGATAATTGAGTACATGGATGCCCCAGGGTGCAATAATACCAGAGCAGACTAGACCTAAAAGGAGAAACTGGCACTGGTACACTTCACCCCAAAAGCGAAGCAGGGGAGTCTCCTGTGCTTTGGTGAGATGCATATGTGAAGTTATGCACCATTCAGGATTATCATTGCAAATCAGTCTTCAGACCTGATCTGCAACACAATGACCTTGAGTCTTAACATAACATGCTTGAGTCTCAGCATAAAATTAGAGCACACAGGTCTAAAATTGGGTGTAGCCTGTCCTTTTTGGGAAACAAGGCATGCCAGCTTGACCTGGGAGGGAAATGCAATCTACAGCCCCTTTCTCAGATGCGAGCGGGGTTCCTCATGGACGAACGAGTTTCGGCCTGTGTCAGAGGGCAGCACACCATGAAAGAAGGAGAACGGAAGGGAAACTGGATTCTGTAGCATTTTCCTCGAATAGTGCCCTGAAACAGCAAGTTGGCAGGGGCTAACCCAGGAGGTggcaacatacactatattgccaaaagtattcgctcacccatcgaaataatcagaatcaggtgttccaatcacttccatggccacaggtgtatcaaattaagcacctaggcatgcagactgtttttacaaacatttgtgaaagaatgggtcgctctcaggagctcagtgaattccagcgtggaactgtgataagatgccacctgtgcaacaaatccagtcgtgaaatttcctcgctcctaaatattccacagtcaactgtcagctgtattataagaatgtggaagtgtttgggaatgacagcaactcagccacggagtggtaggccacgtaaactgatggagcggggtcagcggatgctgaggtgcatagtgcgaataggtcgccaactttctgcagagtcaatcactacagacctccaaacttcatgtggccttcagattagctcaagaacagtgcgcagagagcttcatggaatgggtttccatggccgagcagctgcatccaagccatacatcaccaagtgcaatgcaaagcgtcggatgcagtggtgtaaagcacgccgccactggactctagagcagtggagacgcgttctctggagtgacgaatcgcgcttctccatctggcaatctgatggacgagtctgggtttggcggttgccaggagaacggtacttgtctgactgcattgtgccaagtgtaaagtttggtggagggggaattatggtgtggggttgtttttcaggagctgggcttggccccttagttccagtgaaaggaactctgaatgcttcagcataccaagacattttggacaattccatgctcccaactttgtgggaacagtttggagctggccccttcctcttccaacatgactgtgcaccagtgaccaaagcaaggtccataaagacatggatgacagagtctggtgtggaggaacttgactggcctgcacagagtcctgacctcaacccgatagaacacctttgggatgaattagagcggagactgagagccaggccttctcgtccaacatcagtgtgtgacctcacaaatgcgcttctggaagaatggtcaaaaattcccataaacacactcctaaaccttgtggacagccttcccagaagagttgaagctgttatagctgcaaagggtggaccgacgtcatattgaaccctatggattaggaatgggatgtcacttaagttcatatgcgagtcaaggcaggtgagcgaatacttttggcaatatagtgtataaggagCAGAAGCATGGGTGGTCATGGATGAATCCAGAAGCACCAGAGGTTGCGGGGTATGCAGCAGTGGAAATGGCCCTAAAGGGGCATCCCTGAGAACCCTAGCCCTATATTCCTCCATCACATGCGCACAGCACTGCAGGGCtattgaggccacacctccacatgcactgtgtattcctcCATAACATGCACTGATCATTTCTTGAATTCTGCACACCAAATAGTTTCAAAAAATGTCCATCTTGGTGAGTAGTCACgtaaattacataaatatatatatatatatatatatatatatatatatatatatatatatatatatatatatatatatatatatatatatatttaaaaacaaaattttacTATTGtaaaaaacaatcattttttAATAGACTGAGCAAACATTTAATtgagatcatttaaaaaaactgtccaaaaaagaccatcctacacacacacacacacacacaattccccTCAGTCACTTAAGGGGGGCTCTGACTATCACAAGAAAATCGAATCCACAGTTCTGCATTTGAACCTGAAGATTAAAGTTTTTAATGGGAAGGGAAAGGGTGGGGTGTGCTTACGTTTAACAGCAAACATAgggaaatatgtttttttttttacattcaacatttatgtttttgtgttgttcaaTGAAAGAATTGATTAAAGTTCTACATACAATTAAATCAAAGGCAAAAATCTCATTTCTGCATTAGTTTGCTTGCATGTCGGCTTAGgaccaaacaaaatgtttatatttatgtttgtatatacagtttatataaatttcCCAAAATtcctaaataatttaaataaattcccaTTATATATACTGATAAATTGttgtgatttcacacagagcttcagacacaactttcACATAGAAGCGTTCCCATAATGTCAGCCGTGACGCAGCGTCAAGTTCCCTCGACAGGGAACTTCTGCTACCTGGGGCAGCCCTTCTCCCAAAACAATACTTGGAACAGGCACCCTTCATTGTACTTCATTGTACATTTCAGACATTCACAATTAACtttcataaaaacaaaataataataatttaaaacagaaagaaataaacatataaaacacaataaatagaaatatagaaaagtATGAACCACTTGTACAAGACACATCagcctcacactcaacacactataATCTCAGCtcatccagagagagagacggagagactGAATCTAGTTCTCTAATATActtatagtgcactacacaaGGGGAATAAACGTGTTTCTCCATAGCCTAGTGCATCTATCTAGTGcattatacaaaatattttgcaGAATCAAATAAGTAAGACTGACTCTCAAATATACTTCAATTAGAGAATGTGAAGAAGTAAACTGACTCttagagagatgatcttaccacaGTTtttccagtttacagtgaggattctccagaacagcagagagactcttcacccCTGATTCTCCTACATTATTAAAagacagatccagttctctcaggtgtgaggggtttgatctcagagctgaagtcagagcagcacagccttcatctgagacacCAGACTTACACAACCTGTAgagaaacacaatcacacactccttatcTAAAGAGTTTTATCTTGGTTTAAGATAAATGACATCACTTCTTGATATCGCATGATTATTCTATTTAACAACGTAGTTAAAAACTAGAAAGGTCAAGTTTGTCAGAACAAACTTTTGACACAAGCAGACATACAGTAAGAGAGTGCTATTAATAGAAAGACAGAAGAAGTAAGTGATACTGGTAGCTTGATAGGAAGAAATATAGATTTAgagtttttgtgctttttgtagattgatagagagatagatgaaGTAATAGCTGTTACAGTTATATtgacagagtgagagtgaaagagaggctTCAGGCCttgcacacacaaatgtgtCTAAGTTTTGACAGTTCTTCAGTAATCTGTCAATGTAAATACGGGGAAGATTTTGTCCATTACAGGAAAACTATAGGAAGTCTTATGAGTCCAAaaaccccccccaaaaaacataATATACTGTATGAGATAACAATAGTGAAGCAATTTTACTCAAGCACTACTAATAAGTAGAATTTACATTTTATGAATTCTTAACATTCATACCTCAAATAAACCACATTACTCAATATTTAAAGTATTTCTGGTTACATATTCTGCTTAATTTAATAAAGTTTTTGAGATTTGAAGTTTTACATGATCAGCACAGCCAGATGTAAATTAACATGGGTGTTGCTGGGAGCAACTGGCAGGACCCCAGGTTTTATGAGGGATTGAGCTAATTTTGACTCGCTGTTGTGGACTGATTTATTTGGACATGGACTGGAGGCTTGAAAATTGTAaactcattttttgttttttttattaaaccctGCATTTAGTTTGTGTCCCAGGTGCAGTTTGTGTGATTAGATACAGTGTTTAAGAAAAATTCGGATCAAGTCAGGTTTTGTGCTTCAGCttcttacatacatacatctaaCCCAAAGACTCTTCTttagagaaaataaaacttCAGTCTCGTTATTAGAGAATGTGTCGTACTGtgtaggtcatgtgactctcagaaTGATCTTACCTCAGaatctccagtttacagtgaggaatctccagtacagcagagagactcttcactcctgagtctcctagtaGATTATAGGACAGATTCAGTCCTCtgaggtgtgaggggtttgatctcagagctgaagtcagagcagcacagccttcaacTGAGACACCACAATTacacaacctgtagagagacacaatgacacagtcCTTATTACAGATTTTATCTTAGTTTAGTAGTTGTGAAGACGATGTGTCTGTCCTGTCGGATTGTTTGCCCTCTCTTGAACAACCACAAggtatttttaaacattaaaaattacattacatttgatGCCAGAAATTGAACAGTGAGTGGGCCTGGGTAAAACAGGGTGGGCAAAtcatcaaatatttattaaataaattaacagaAAAAGCTACAGTCTTACCTCaatgtctccagtttacagtgaggattctgcagtacagcagagagacactTCACTCCCGATTCTTCTATATCAGTCCTAGTCAGATCCAGTGTTTTCACAGTCAGATGCAGTTCTCTAAGATTGGAGGTTTCTGAGCTGAGCACTGAGGCCAGAGCTGACCAGCTTCTCACTCCAAGTAACTCACACCTGATactgaaggaaataaaataatacataatgaaCTAACACTAGTGTGAACTATCAAATCAAGTCTTCAAGGTTTCCACTGTTAATTTTTATAGATGCCACAATGTTAGCTAGGAATGTTACATGATGATTTACCTTTGTGTTTGTGACTTTACCACCCTATCTGGCTATAAGTTACACAGGTGAAGACAGACATTTATTAGTGGATAGTAACTAGTTCTAGCTACTTTTATCTGAGCTTTTCTTTAGTTTTAAACCCACAGTGAATTTGCTACAATAAAAGCTGATGCGCTGCCAAGCCAGAAGCTAGCAAGCAATTGCCAAAGGTTGAATTGTGTATTGGTGCATGATGGGTACATGCTGGGTATTGTAGCAATTGGGTGAAAAAGGGAAAATTACAAAATTATGAATTCTGCCAACATAGTAAGAGATAcagcactgtaaaaaaaatgctaCTGTGGCTGTGGGGGCATGGTTGAGTGTCTGCTGTGGACGGAGAGGAGGCAGGTTGTACATGATCATTCCTACCTGTGCTTTGTTACCTATAGGCAacttatgtgtgtttttttgtgctttcaGTGACTACTTTTacaagagagagcaagagagagatagCTAGCAGGCAGagcttacaacacacacaaacacacatacacacacacacacaccagtagcCACGAGCTACTGATGGCCCATTTTCAGTTTTTCTTCCCCCAAAGCATAGTCTGTGGAAAATCTACCTGCTTTCTGAGGTTCTTCAACTACGTAccatgaaaaatataaatatattaaattctaATTTAAAGCCAGAATTTCCCTTTAAATGCTGTAAAGGTTGCTTCAGAtccaaaaatctgaaaatccaAAAATCTGAAAAGCCTGTGAATTACTGAATCTGatctaaaatgtttatataaaaggAGAAAGGAcagagtgttttgtgtgtgttgtgccagAGCCCCTTATTTGTTTTCTGGGCCAGTTAGTAGAATTCTGGGCATGTTCTTCCCCTTACAATCTATATGTTTCATCTCCCCGTGTGTATATAACATATGTCAGTGTAACAAAAAAGTTATAGAAATAATTAGCAAATAATAGATTCTATAGTATAGATAGTATTCttcttatataatataattaaaaatgttgaCTCTCATAAGTATGACGCTGTTTGAAGTCAGTTTCCTATGAAAGGCCATTTCCAACTCACAAATAAAACCTTTACCAAGCCATAACAACAGGaaagttaataaaataataataataataataataataataataataataataataataataatgaaaacattcctatgggatgatgatgattttaccACTGGTAGAATCAGAAGTGTGAACATGCACTAATATATATCATAACTAATAACTTCAAGGACCTTCTTGTTTATGACTCTAAATCATACTAACTTCTAAAGGTATTTCTACTCAAATCACTGGCTTCCACCTGCTTATGTTAAAATACTTGACCTTCAGtcttattcattttttcatgcaatttttattcttttaattttatCTGTTTGCTTTATCTCCACCCTGTTTCATTATTTtcagtttctctctgtctaacactgcatcagtagaACAGTTATATTCAGCTTTACTTACATTGCTTTTCTGGAGGCTGCAATCACAGGCATTACCTTCAGAAGAACAGCTTCTGTTATCTTATCTGtactgaaatatttactcaGGTCAAACTCTTCCAGCTCCTGTGCTGatgtcagtaacacaaacaccagagcagaccACTGTGAATAGGAGAGTTCACCTTGTTTTCCAGATTTCAGGTAGTGCTGGATTTCCTCCACAGAATTATCACCAAGTTCATTCAGACAGCAgaacagattgatggatttctctgtaggaaGATCTTCACTGATCTTCATCTTTATGTACTGAACTGTTTCTTCTATGCTCTGGGAACCACTTGTTGTCTGTATTACTAAATCCTGTAAGAGTTTCtgattggactccagtgagagaccGAGAAGAAAGCGTAGGAAAAGATCCAGTTGTCCAGTCTTACACTCTAAAACCTGATCTACAGCACTCTTGTGTAGATCTGAGATTGTATTTTCTTTTGTCTCTTGTTCAGAGACCTGATTCTGTTTCAGAACATTCCTCTTTTCCATCATGAAGGTCAGGTTCACATACAGAGCTGCGAGGTGCTCCTGAATGCTCAGATGAACAAAGCAGTACACTTTACTCTGGTGAAGCCCAgactcctctctgaagatctgtgtacacacacctgagtacactgctgcttctgtcacatcaatgccacactctctcaggtcttcctcatagaagatcaggttccctttcttcagctgctgaaaAGCCAGTTGTCCCAGTTTAAGAAGCATTTCTTCATAACTATCCAGCTTCTTTGAGTATTTTTCTCTtatgatgtttgtctgaatgatgaggaagtgtgtgtacatttgagtcagagtcttggggatctctccactctctgcttcacccaacattctctctagaacagtggctgaaatccagcagaagactgggatgtggcacatgatgtagaggcttcttaatgacttcaggtgtgtgatgatgttattggccaggctctgatcactgatcctcttcctgaagtactcctcCTTCTGTGGGTCATTGAACCCTCGTACCTCTGTGACTCGATGCACACACTCAGAGGGGATTTGATCAGCTGCTGCTGGTCGGGAGGTGATCCAgatgagagcagagggaagcagattccctTTAATCAGGTTTATCAGCAGCACCGGCACTGATGCTGATtcagttacatcacacactctcactgtgttctggaaATCTAGAGGAAAACGACACTCATCCAATCcgtcaaaaatgaacagaaccttTTCCAAACTGGACATTTcagtttcttttgtttctttaaaacaGAACTGAAGGAGCTCCATCAGACTCAGTttctggtccttcatcaaattcagctctctgaaaggaagtggaaatatgAGGTAGATGTCCTGATTTTCTTTCCCTTCAGCccagtccagaatgaacttctgcacagagactgtttttccgaTGCCAGCGACTCCCTTTGTCAGAACAGTTCTGATGGGTTCATCTTGTTCAGATAAAGGTTTAAAGATGTCATTGCATTTGATTGGTGTTTCCTCTGTTGTTGTTCTCCTGGATGCTGCCTCGATCTgcctcacctcatgttcattattgacttctccactgtctccctctgtgatgtagagctctgtgtagatctcattcagGAGGGTTTGGTTCCCCGGGTTTATTATCACTCCATGCAAACACTGAAACTTCTTCAATAGATTTAATTTGAACTTTTTCTGGAATTCATTTACAACAGTAGATTCTGGGTCGTGCCTGTGATATGGTGAAGCAGAAACATGTGGTGAGACATGAGCTCCATGTACAATATTAAAGATCACTTTTATGACCACAGAGAGTTCTTTATAATGTTCTCACTATATGTGTTTGCCTTAGTCTGCTGTATGTTTTCTGCAGTGTAATGACTCTTGTGGAacaaaattctactgtactcactactaaaatctgactccagctccacaccgacccgacagctcagtctgagtgagactcatagttagtaaggcctcaaaactaaataagccaatcaagcagagtagatgaatgcagataagagattttattttgtaatcagcgctgacacaagaattgagatgctcacgcatgaacgtcccaacaacctctgttcggggaactccaactacagcctttatatacatttcccttatctttccaatgcaacacgtcactggttctttgccgagacaatcccacccatttttctttttttttggaccttttaaattccttttttacaccattatctctgaatttacaacttttcgaataccattataattaaacttccctaaatcattatattaaaaaattgggcgtttccgcccccaccagtgggattgtcttcggccacactctctccaacacctcattcttcttcaggagacagcatgggtaagttcttagtccttcaggggccaacaccctttcttttatttttctacattacactctacacttcacggcttttctgatttatccgctgtcttctacgtatgtactctagatatttcgcctggtaccaccattgccatccagcacgcgctgcgtttacttcatgatgagatcactgccgctccaggtaccagtggagcgaagattgaccataacaatctagggtgcgtctctgccattgattggtccaagtttggaaagcctggtaccgcagagaaagcctgccagactgacatcattgatacaactatttgttctccaaagcccttgcagcctgtgtgcaagg from Hemibagrus wyckioides isolate EC202008001 linkage group LG19, SWU_Hwy_1.0, whole genome shotgun sequence encodes the following:
- the LOC131370005 gene encoding NACHT, LRR and PYD domains-containing protein 9-like isoform X2, which gives rise to MKPLDVNTDNESPPAKTCKLHGKRSKSPAPSCSSFNCNRSVDAVLDFKAGVSPLKQSCSSTQSEGVPCDFEDEDSSLPQGHDPESTVVNEFQKKFKLNLLKKFQCLHGVIINPGNQTLLNEIYTELYITEGDSGEVNNEHEVRQIEAASRRTTTEETPIKCNDIFKPLSEQDEPIRTVLTKGVAGIGKTVSVQKFILDWAEGKENQDIYLIFPLPFRELNLMKDQKLSLMELLQFCFKETKETEMSSLEKVLFIFDGLDECRFPLDFQNTVRVCDVTESASVPVLLINLIKGNLLPSALIWITSRPAAADQIPSECVHRVTEVRGFNDPQKEEYFRKRISDQSLANNIITHLKSLRSLYIMCHIPVFCWISATVLERMLGEAESGEIPKTLTQMYTHFLIIQTNIIREKYSKKLDSYEEMLLKLGQLAFQQLKKGNLIFYEEDLRECGIDVTEAAVYSGVCTQIFREESGLHQSKVYCFVHLSIQEHLAALYVNLTFMMEKRNVLKQNQVSEQETKENTISDLHKSAVDQVLECKTGQLDLFLRFLLGLSLESNQKLLQDLVIQTTSGSQSIEETVQYIKMKISEDLPTEKSINLFCCLNELGDNSVEEIQHYLKSGKQGELSYSQWSALVFVLLTSAQELEEFDLSKYFSTDKITEAVLLKVMPVIAASRKAIIRCELLGVRSWSALASVLSSETSNLRELHLTVKTLDLTRTDIEESGVKCLSAVLQNPHCKLETLRLCNCGVSVEGCAALTSALRSNPSHLRGLNLSYNLLGDSGVKSLSAVLEIPHCKLEILRLCKSGVSDEGCAALTSALRSNPSHLRELDLSFNNVGESGVKSLSAVLENPHCKLEKLWLWDCGVSDEGCAALTSALRSNPSHLRDLNLSGNKLGDSGVKSLSAVLENPHCKLETLGLCDCGVTDEGCAALTSALRSNPLHLRELNLFNNKIGDSGKNLLSALTDDEHYRLQTLSMW
- the LOC131370005 gene encoding NACHT, LRR and PYD domains-containing protein 12-like isoform X1 yields the protein MKPLDVNTDNESPPAKTCKLHGKRSKSPAPSCSSFNCNRSVDAVLDFKAGVSPLKQSCSSTQSEGVPCDFEDEDSSLPQGHDPESTVVNEFQKKFKLNLLKKFQCLHGVIINPGNQTLLNEIYTELYITEGDSGEVNNEHEVRQIEAASRRTTTEETPIKCNDIFKPLSEQDEPIRTVLTKGVAGIGKTVSVQKFILDWAEGKENQDIYLIFPLPFRELNLMKDQKLSLMELLQFCFKETKETEMSSLEKVLFIFDGLDECRFPLDFQNTVRVCDVTESASVPVLLINLIKGNLLPSALIWITSRPAAADQIPSECVHRVTEVRGFNDPQKEEYFRKRISDQSLANNIITHLKSLRSLYIMCHIPVFCWISATVLERMLGEAESGEIPKTLTQMYTHFLIIQTNIIREKYSKKLDSYEEMLLKLGQLAFQQLKKGNLIFYEEDLRECGIDVTEAAVYSGVCTQIFREESGLHQSKVYCFVHLSIQEHLAALYVNLTFMMEKRNVLKQNQVSEQETKENTISDLHKSAVDQVLECKTGQLDLFLRFLLGLSLESNQKLLQDLVIQTTSGSQSIEETVQYIKMKISEDLPTEKSINLFCCLNELGDNSVEEIQHYLKSGKQGELSYSQWSALVFVLLTSAQELEEFDLSKYFSTDKITEAVLLKVMPVIAASRKAIIRCELLGVRSWSALASVLSSETSNLRELHLTVKTLDLTRTDIEESGVKCLSAVLQNPHCKLETLRLCNCGVSVEGCAALTSALRSNPSHLRGLNLSYNLLGDSGVKSLSAVLEIPHCKLEILRLCKSGVSDEGCAALTSALRSNPSHLRELDLSFNNVGESGVKSLSAVLENPHCKLEKLWLWDCGVSDEGCAALTSALRSNPSHLRDLNLSGNKLGDSGVKSLSAVLENPHCKLETLGMRKCGISDEGCVALTSALRSNPSHLRELDLSSNNLGDSGVKSLSAVLENPHCTLEKLVLCDCGVTDEGCAALTSALRSNPLHLRELNLFNNKIGDSGKNLLSALTDDEHYRLQTLSMW